In one window of Hyla sarda isolate aHylSar1 chromosome 1, aHylSar1.hap1, whole genome shotgun sequence DNA:
- the RIC1 gene encoding guanine nucleotide exchange factor subunit RIC1 isoform X3: MMNDLLVATEDCLLHLIHWEGMTNGRKAINLATIPFSVDLQPSRAGSFLDFEGVHIRDMEHCVTLDGFAVVFNDGRIGFITPVSSTADQIHGVWAQDVVDGTCVAVNNKYRLMAFGCANGSVLVYTVDNTTGAMQLSHKLELTPKQYPDIWNKTGSVKLIRWSPDNSVVMVTWECGGFSLWSVFGAHLICTLGGDFAYRADGTKKETLKISSMSWGPEGYHLWAIPSDCTGHVASDLTVPKQSGILQFQFIKSALTVNPCMSNQEQVLLQGEDRLYLNCGDATQTQHVRSSSSHPEHKSIRDRSQFPVGNIDSQGLSTLLGHRHWHVVQIHSTYLESNWPIKYSAIDKIGQNVAVSGKCGFAHYSLLTKKWKLFGNITQEQNMMVTGGLAWWNDFIVLACYNVNDQKEELRVYLRTSNLDNAFAHVTKVQLDTLLLSVFRDMLIIFRADCSLCLYSIERKSEGPHPLVCLQVLQEVSMSRYIPHPSLVVSVTLTSVRTETGISLKMPQQACDAESIMLNLAGQLIMLQRDRSGPQIREKEATLQQRKLLPFCAPVVLAQSVENVWSTCRANKQKRHLLEALWLSCGGAGMKVWLPLFPRDHRKPHSFLSRRIMLPFHINIYPLAVLFEDALVLGAINETVAYDCLNNLGSPAEHLEAQFPYCIVERTSQIYLHHILRQLLVRNLGEQALLLAHSCASLPYFPHVLELMLHEVLEEEATSREPIPDPLLPTVAKFITEFPLFLQTVVHCARKTEYALWNYLFAAVGNPKDLFEECLMAQDLDTAASYLIILQNMEAAAVSRQHATLLFNTALEQGKWDLCRHMIRFLKAIGSGECETPPATPTSQEPSSTGGFEFFRNRSISLSQCAENLPVGKFSLQKTLSMPSGPAGKRWSKDSDCAENMYIDMMLWRHARRLLEEIRLKDLGCFSAQLGFELIGWLCKERTRAARVEDFVTALKKLHKDFLWPFPVIPVSSISSPFKNGKFRTAIGEQFLKSQSTDNFLDVDSGLPRSHTWMGSIGTAHREMDTASSHSPHTQDALLSPLLSKGDECSIGSATDLTETSSMVDGDWTMVDENFSTLSLTQSELEHISMELANKGPHKSQVQLRYLLHVFMEAGCLEWCVIVGLILRDSSVINQVFNYLQCPEVAEEMLQGIQNGIQAVDAWALNDCPGYKPFLNIIKPQLQKISEVTVEQVQPEAFQPTVISKVTEQSSPRAEDSRSSTSHSASPQSDTSSCNVSRHEENVLRQEPDEALQEGSYDCIIS; this comes from the exons CAGGTTCATTCTTAGATTTTGAGGGTGTCCACATCCGGgatatggagcactgtgtaactcTCGATGGGTTTGCTGTTGTTTTTAATGATGGTCGCATTGGATTCATCACACCAGTGTCAAGTACAGCAGAT CAAATCCATGGGGTTTGGGCACAGGACGTTGTTGATGGAACCTGTGTGGCagtaaacaataaatacagattaATGGCATTTGGATGTGCTAA TGGCTCTGTGCTGGTATACACAGTAGACAACACAACTGGCGCTATGCAGCTTTCTCATAAATTGGAGCTCACTCCTAAGCAGTACCCAG ATATCTGGAACAAAACTGGATCAGTGAAGCTAATACGGTGGTCACCTGATAATAGTGTTGTCATGGTGACTTGGGAATGTGGAGGATTTTCCCTGTGGAGTGTATTTGGGGCACATCTGATTTGTACTCTTGGAGGAGACTTTGC TTACAGAGCAGATGGCACAAAGAAAGAAACACTGAAAATCAGCTCAATG AGCTGGGGACCTGAAGGCTACCACCTATGGGCAATTCCATCAGATTGCACTGGACATGTGGCAAGTGACCTAACTGTACCCAAGCAGTCTGGAATACTCCAATTTCAGTTTATTAAGAGTGCTCTTACTGTGAACCCATGTATG AGCAACCAAGAGCAAGTATTGCTCCAAGGAGAAGATCGCTTGTACTTGAACTGCGGGGATGCAACTCAGACACAGCACGTTAGAAGCTCTTCATCACATCCTGAGCACAAGTCTATACGTGACAGAAGTCAATTCCCTGTAGGAAATATTGATTCTCAGGGCTTAAGCACTTTACTGGGACATAGACACTGGCACGTTGTGCAG ATACACAGTACCTACCTTGAGAGCAATTGGCCAATTAAA TATTCTGCCATAGACAAGATTGGACAAAATGTTGCAGTTTCCGGAAAATGTGGATTTGCACACTACTCTTTATTAACCAAGAAATGGAAGCTGTTTGGAAATATCACTCAA GAACAGAACATGATGGTAACGGGAGGACTGGCTTGGTGGAATGACTTCATTGTTCTAGCATGTTATAATGTAAATGATCAGAAAGAAGAG CTAAGAGTTTATCTTCGTACATCCAACCTAGACAATGCTTTTGCACATGTAACCAAAGTGCAGCTGGATACATTGCTTCTAAGTGTTTTCAGAGATATGTTGATTATTTTCCGAGCGGACTGTTCTTTATGCCTCTACAGTATTGAAAGAAAATCTGAAGG TCCTCATCCTTTGGTCTGTTTACAAGTCCTTCAGGAAGTGTCAATGTCTCGGTACATTCCCCACCCTTCACTTGTTGTATCCGTTACCCTGACGTCTGTGAGGACAGAGACTGGCATTTCGCTAAAAATGCCCCAACAG GCATGTGATGCAGAAAGCATTATGTTGAATCTAGCCGGCCAGCTCATAATGTTACAAAGGGATCGGTCAGGTCCTCAAATCCGTGAAAAAGAAGCCACCTTACAGCAGCGAAAACTT CTGCCGTTTTGTGCCCCCGTGGTCCTAGCACAGTCTGTGGAAAATGTCTGGAGCACCTGTCGGGCCAACAAGCAGAAGCGCcatctgctggaggcattgtggctTAGCTGTGGTGGAGCAGGCATGAAGGTTTGGCTTCCTTTGTTCCCCAGAGATCATCGAAAACCACATTCCTTTTTGTCCAGACGGATAATGCTGCCTTTTCACATCAACATCTACCCACTTGCAGTTCTGTTTGAAGATGCTCTTGTTCTCGGAGCCATCAATGAGACTGTGGCTTATGACTGTTTAAACAACCTAGGCTCTCCTGCTGAACATTTGGAGGCACAGTTCCCTTACTGTATTGTAGAGAGGACCTCACAGATCTACCTCCACCACATCCTAAGACAGCTGTTGGTCAGGAATTTAGGAGAGCAAGCTTTACTCTTAGCCCACTCGTGTGCCTCTTTACCTTATTTCCCACATGTGCTAGAACTCATGCTCCATGAAGTATTGGAAGAAGAAGCTACCTCACGGGAACCCATTCCCGACCCACTGCTTCCCACCGTGGCTAAATTCATCACAGAATTCCCACTCTTTCTTCAGACAGTGGTGCATTGTGCTCGGAAGACAGAGTATGCCCTTTGGAATTACCTATTTGCTGCTGTAGGCAACCCTAAGGACTTGTTTGAGGAGTGCCTAATGGCTCAGGACCTGGACACAGctgcttcttatctcattatcctCCAG AACATGGAGGCAGCAGCAGTAAGCAGGCAGCATGCAACTCTCCTATTTAACACTGCACTGGAGCAGGGCAAGTGGGATCTTTGCAGGCACATGATACGATTTCTGAAGGCTATCGGATCTGGTGAATGTGAGACTCCTCCAGCTACTCCCACTTCACAG GAGCCAAGCTCTACTGGTGGTTTTGAATTCTTTAGAAACCGCAGCATAAGTTTATCCCAATGTGCTGAGAATCTTCCTGTTGGAAAGTTTAGCCTTCAGAAAACTCTGAGCATGCCTTCTGGCCCTGCTGGCAAAAG GTGGAGTAAAGACAGTGACTGCGCAGAGAACATGTACATAGATATGATGTTGTGGAGGCATGCTCGGAGGTTGCTGGAAGAAATCCGGCTAAAAGACCTTGGCTGTTTCTCTGCACAGCTGGGATTTGAGCTGATAGGTTGGCTATGCAAAGAACGCACACGGGCGGCACGGGTGGAAGATTTTGTTACTGCCTTGAAGAAGCTTCATAAGGATTTCCTTTGGCCTTTTCCAGTCATACCAGTCTCTTCTATCAGCTCTCCATTCAAGAATGGCAAATTCCGAACAG CAATTGGAGAGCAGTTCCTGAAATCTCAGTCTACTGATAACTTTCTGGATGTGGATAGTGGCCTTCCTCGAAGTCACACTTGGATGGGAAGTATTGGAACTGCTCATCGAGAGATGGACACTGCCTCATCTCACAGTCCCCACACTCAGGATGCCCTCCTTTCTCCTTTATTAAGTAAAG GAGATGAATGTAGCATTGGTTCAGCAACTGACCTCACTGAAACAAGTTCAATGGTGGATGGGGACTGGACAATGGTAGATGAGAATTTCTCCACTCTGAGCCTGACCCAGTCAGAACTAGAACACATTTCAATGGAGCTGGCCAACAAGGGACCTCATAAATCTCAAGTCCAATTACG TTACCTGTTGCATGTTTTCATGGAGGCAGGCTGTCTGGAGTGGTGTGTGATTGTTGGTCTTATACTGCGAGATTCTTCAGTCATTAACCAAGTGTTCAACTATTTGCAATGCCCTGAAGTTGCAGAGGAGATGTTACAGGGCATTCAGAATGGAATACAGGCTGTGGATGCCTGGGCCCTTAATGACTG CCCTGGATACAAGCCATTTCTAAACATAATAAAACCTCAGCTACAGAAGATAAGTGAAGTGACAGTGGAACAAGTCCAACCTGAAGCTTTTCAGCCCACAGTCATCTCAAAGGTCACAGAGCAATCCAGCCCCAGGGCAGAAGACAGCCGCAGCTCCACCAGCCACAGTGCCAGCCCTCAAAGTGACACTAGCAGCTGTAACGTCAGCAGACATGAGGAGAATGTGTTAAGGCAAGAGCCAGATGAGGCTCTTCAAGAGGGAAGTTATGACTGCATTATCTCTTAA